The nucleotide window TCGCCCTTCTGATCGGCCGCTTCCAGCCCGTGCACAGCGGCCACGTGGCGCTGCTCACGCACGCCCTGGCGCAGGCCCGGCGCGTGCTGGTCGTCGCCGGCTCGGCGCACCAGGCGCGCACGCCGCGCAACCCCTTCACCTGGCAGGAGCGCGCGGCCATGCTGCGCGCCGCCGTGCCCGCCGCCGACGCGCAGCGCCTGCAAGTCGTGCCGGTGCGCGACTACTACGACCAGCCGCGCTGGTCCGCCGCCGTGCGCGCCGCAGCGGCGCCGCTGGCCGGCCCAGGCGCGCGCGTTGCCTTGGTGGGCCACTTCAAGGACGCCAGCAGCAGCTACCTGGACTGGTTCCCCGACTGGCAGCTGGTCAGCCTGCCGCGCCAGGGCGACATGGATGCCACACGTGTCCGCGACGCCTGGCTGGGGGCAGCGCCTGGAGCGCTGGAATCGGCGCTGGCACCGCTGCTGCCCGAGCTGCCGCCCGCCACGCTGGCGCTGCTGCGCGAGATGGCGGACACGCCGGCCTACGCCGCGCTGCAGCAGGAATGGCGCATGCTGCGCGAGTACCGCGCCGCCTGGGCCTGCGCGCCCTATCCGCCGGTGTTCGTCACCGTCGACGCGCTGCTGCGCTGCCGCGGCCAGGTGCTGCTGATCCGCCGCGCGCAGGCACCTGGCAAGGGCTTGCTGGCGCTGCCCGGCGGCTTCATCGAGCAGCGCGAGACGCTGTGGCAATCGTGCCTGCGCGAGCTGGCCGAGGAGACGCACTGCGTCCTGCCCGAAGCCGCCTTGCGCGCCGCCTTGCGCGACGTTGCCGTGTTCGACCACCCCGAGCGCAGCCAGCGCGGGCGCGTCATCAGCCACGTGCACTGCTTCGACCTGGGGGACGAGGCGGCGCTGCCCCACGTGCGCGGCGGCGACGATGCCAGCGAGGCGCAGTGGTTGGACGTCGCGCGGCTGCCGCAACTGGAAGACCAGTTCCACGACGACCACTTCCACATCCTGGACCATTTCCTGCAGCTCAACCCGAAGCCGGACGGCCTCTAACGCTATTGTTCCAATAGCTAGCTACGCTTTATCCAGGCCGACTCAAGGCTGATTTCCCTGAGAATCCGGCGTTTGCAGCGCCCCGCAGGCATCCAGCGCCCCGGCGCTACCATCGCCCGATGCCGCCCGCCGCCCACGCCGCCTCCCCCAGCCTGCCCCTGGACGCCGAGGGCATCCACGCCCTGGCGGCGCGCTCCATGTTCGAGCTGTTCTCCAGCATCAGCCAGGGCATGTTTTTGATCGACAAAAGCGGGCGCATCGTCTGGGTCAACGACAGCTACCAGCGCTTTTTGCCGGCGCTGGGCCTGCAGTCGGTCGATGACTTCGTCGGCCACATGGTCGAGGACGCCATCCCCGGCACGCAGATGCGCCGCGTGCTGGAGACCGGCCAGCCCGAGCTGATCGACCTGCTCACCAACCGCGCCGGCACCTTCGTCGTCAGCCGCATCCCGCTGCGCGACGACGCAGGCAGCATCATCGGCGCCATCGGCATCGTCTTCTTCGAGCACCCGCAGACCACGCTGCGCCCGCTCATCAGCAAGTTCGCGCAGATGCAACAGGACCTGGACGACGCCCGGCGCGAGCTGGCCGCGCGGCGCAGCCAGCAGCCGCACAACGGCGCCGGCAGCGGCCAGCGGCGCGCCAAGTACACGTTCGCCAGCTTCATCGGCTCCAGCCCCGCCGCCGCCGAGGTCAAGCGCCAGGCGCGGCGCGCGGCGCAATCCAGCAGCCCGGTGCTGCTGCTGGGCGAGACCGGCACCGGCAAGGAACTGCTGGCACACGCCATCCACGCGGCATCCAGCCGTGCAGGCGGGCCGTTCGTCAGCGTCAACATCGCCGCCATCCCCGAGACGCTGCTGGAGGCCGAGTTCTTCGGTGTCGCCCCCGGCGCCTACACCGGGGCGGATCGGCGCGGACGCGACGGCAAGTTCAAGCTGGCCGACGGCGGCACGCTGCTGCTCGACGAGATCGGCGACATGCCGGTCAACCTGCAGGCCAAGCTGCTGCGCGCGCTGCAGGAGGGCGAGATCGAGCCGCTGGGCAGCAACCGGCTGGTGCCGTTCGACGTGCGCGTGCTGGCCGCCACCTCGCGCGACCTGCCCGAGATGGTGCGCGCGGGGCGCTTTCGCGAGGACCTGTTTTATCGCCTGCACGTGCTGCCGATCCGCGTTCCGCCGCTGCGCGAGCGGCGCAGCGATCTGCCGGCGCTGGTGGAGGCGCTGTGCGAGGAGCTGGCGCTGCGCAACGGCATCGCCCCGCCCGAGCTGCTGCCCGATGCGCTGGCGCTGCTGGCCGGCCAGCCCTGGCGCGGCAACATCCGCGAGCTGCGCAACGTGCTGGAGCAGGCCGCCATGCGCAGCGACAGCCAGAGCCTGGATGCCGCGCGCCTGGCACGTGTGCTGCGCGAGGCCGGCATCGTGCCGGCCGCCGCCGCGCCGCTGGCCGAGCACCTCCCCGCTGACCCTTTGGCCGGCGACGCCCACCTGCTGCGCTCCCTGCCCCAGCAGGTGGCGGAACTGGAGCGGCGCGCCATAGCAGCCGCCCTGCGCGCGCACGGCGGCAACAAGCTGGCCACGGCGCGCACCCTGGGCATCTCGCGCGCCAAGCTCTACGAGAGGCTGGAAAACCCTGATCGATGATCAGGCAACTGTATTTTTATCGGGCAGTCGATTTGCCTGACATTCAGGCATTCATGGTGCCATCCTCCGCGGCGCCATAGGCATCGCCCCCAGGTACGTGCTGGCACGGCTCGTGCAACAGTGAGCGCACTACACCTAGGAGACTCTCGCCATGCATCGCCGCACCCTGGTGGCCCTGGCCGCCCTTGCCACCGCCTCCACCCTGTCCGCGCCCGCCTTCGCGCAATCCGAGATCCGCATCGCCCACGTCTACAGCAAGACCGGGCCGCTGGAGGCCTACGGCAAGCAGACCCAGACCGGCCTGATGATGGGCCTGAACTACGCCACCGGCGGCACCATGATGGTCAACGGCAAGAAGCTGGTGGTGCTGGAAAAGGACGACCAGGGCAAGCCTGACCTGGGCAAGAGCCTGCTGGCCGCCGCCTACTCCGACGACAAGGCCGATCTGGCCGTCGGCCCGACCTCGTCCGGCGTGGCGCTGGCCATGCTGCCGGTGGCCGAGGAGTACAAGAAGATCCTGTTGGTCGAGCCCGCCGTGGCCGATTCCATCACCGGCGACAAGTGGAACAAGTACATCTTCCGCACCGGCCGCAATTCCAGCCAGGACGCCATCAGCAACGCGGTGGCCATCGACAAGCCGGGCGTCACCATCGCCACGCTGGCGCAGGACTACGCCTTCGGCCGCGACGGCGTCAAGGCGTTCAAGGATGCGCTCAAGAACGCCAAGCTGGTGCACGAGGAATACCTGCCCACCAACACCACCGACTTCACCGCCGGCGCGCAGCGCCTGGTCGACAAGCTCAAGGACCAGCCGGGGCGCAAGATCATCTGGATCGTCTGGGCGGGAGCGGGCAACCCCTTCAAGATCGCCGACATGGACTTGAAGCGCTACGGCATCGAGATCGCCACCGGCGGCAACATCCTGCCGGCCATGGCCAGCTACAAGAATTTCCCCGGCATGGAGGGCGCGACGTATTACTACTTTGGCATCCCGAAGAACCCGGTCAACGAGGCCATGGTGGCCGCGCACTATCGTGAGTTCAAGTCGCCACCGGACTTCTTCACCGCCGGCGGCTTCTCGGCCGCCATGGCAGTAGTCACCGCACTGAAGAAGACCGGCGGCGACACCAAGGCCAATACGCTGATCAAGGCCATGGAGGGCATGAGCTTCGAGACGCCCAAGGGGACGATGACCTTTCGCAAGGAAGACCACCAGGCCATGCAGAGCATGTACCACTTCAAGATCAAGGTGGACCCGGCCTTTGCCTGGGGCGTGCCCGAGCTGGTGCGCGAGATCAAGCCCGAAGAGATGCAAATTCCCATCCGCAACCAGCGTTGAACGCTATTTTTTCAATAGCTACAAGCGCTTGATTGACGCCGGCTGACTCCATTTTTCCCTGAAAAATGCTGGAAACCCGCGACTTGAGCGTGCGCTTCGGCGGCCATGTGGCCGTCGATGGCGTGAGCTGCGCCTTTGCGCCCGGAACGCTCACGGCCATCGTGGGGCCCAACGGCGCGGGCAAGACGACCTACTTCAACCTGATCTCGGGTCAGCTCAAGGCCAGCAGCGGGCAGGTGCTGCTGGGCGGGCGCGACCTCTCAGGACTGCCGGCGTCCACGCGCACCCGCGCCGGACTGGGGCGGGCGTTTCAATTGACTAATCTATTTCCCGGGCTTTCGGTGCTGGAGAACGTGCGCCTGGCCGTGCAGGCCACGCACGACGGCCGCCACCGGCGTGGCCTGAACCTGTGGAGCGTGTGGAGCGACCACCGGCAACTGACCGAGCGGGCCGCGGCCATCGTCGACAGCGTGGCGCTGGCGGCGCGGCGCGATGCTCCCGTGTCCAGCCTGCCGCATGGCGACCAGCGCAAGCTCGAGGTCGCCCTGCTGATGGCGTTGGAGCCGCAGGTCTACATGTTCGACGAACCCACGGCCGGCATGAGCCATGATGAGGCGCCCGTGATCCTGGAGCTGATCCGCAAGCTCAAGGCTGACCGAGCCAAGACCATCCTGCTGGTCGAGCACAAGATGGACGTGGTGCGCGAGCTGGCCGACCGCATCATCGTGCTGACCAACGGGCAGCTGGTGGCCGATGGCGCACCGGCCGAGGTCATCGCCTCGCCCGTGGTGCAGCAGGCCTACCTGGGCGTGCGCGAAAGCGCTGCAGGAGAACCCGCATGAGCGCCGCCGATCTGCTGCTGGAGCTGCGCGGCGTGCACACGCACATCGGCGCCTACCATATCCTGCACGGCGTCGATCTGGCCGTGCCGCGCGGCCAGGTCACGCTGCTGCTGGGCAGGAACGGCGCCGGCAAGACCACCCTGCTGCGCACCATCATGGGCCTGTGGCGTGCATCCCAAGGCAGCGTGCAATGGCAGGGGCGCGACATCGCGCGCCTGGCCACGCCGCAAATCGCGCAACTGGGCATCGCCTACGTGCCCGAGAACATGGGCGTCTTCGCCGACCTGACGGTGCAGGAAAACCTGCTGCTGGCCGCGCGCGGCGCGCGCAATGCCCAGCAGATCGACGGCGCGCGGCTGGCGTGGATCTTCCAGCTCTTTCCGGCGGTGGAAAAATTCTGGCACCACCCCGCCGGCAAGCTCTCCGGCGGGCAAAAGCAGATGGTGGCCGTGGCGCGCGCCATCGTCGAGCCGCGCGATCTGCTCATCGTCGACGAGCCCAGCAAGGGCCTGGCGCCCAGCATCATCAACAACATGATCGACGCCTTCGCGCAGCTCAAGGCCGGCGGGGTGACCATCCTGCTGGTCGAGCAGAACCTGAACTTCGCCCAGCGCCTGGGCGACGGCGTGGCCGTGATGGACAACGGCCGCACGGTGCACACCGGCAGCATGGCCGAGCTGGCGGGCGACGCGGCGCTGCAACGCTCGCTGCTGGGGCTGACGCTATGAGCGCGCGCGACCTGGACTGGAAACCCCTGGCCCTGGTGCCGCTGCTGGCGCTCGCCACGCTGCCGCTGGTCGGCTCGCCCTCGACCTGGCTGACACTCACCGTCGCCGGGCTGGCCATGGGCATGATCATCTTCATCATCGCCTCGGGCCTGACGCTGGTCTTCGGCCTGATGGACGTGCTGAACTTCGGCCACGGCGTGTTCATCGCGCTGGGTGCGTTCGTCGCCACCAGCGTGCTGGGCTCCATGGGCGACTGGACCGGCTCGTCCGAGCTGTGGCGCAACCTGGTGGCGGTGCTGCCGGCCATGCTCGTGGCCATGCTGGTCGCGGGCGCCGTGGGCCTGGCGTTCGAGCGCTTCATCGTGCGCCCGGTCTATGGCCAGCACCTCAAGCAGATCTTGATCACCATGGGCGGCATGATCATCGGCGAGGAGCTGATCAAGGTCATCTGGGGGCCGCAGCAGATCCCCCTGCCTCTGCCCGAGGGCATGAAGGGCGCCTGGTTGCTGGGCGATGCCGCCGTCGAGAAATACCGCGTGGTGGCGGTGCTGGTCGGCCTGGCGGTGTTCGCCCTGCTGGCCTGGACGCTGGCCCGCACCAAGGTGGGTCTGCTCATCCGCGCCGGCGTGCAGGACCGCGAGATGGTCGAGTCGCTCGGCTATCGCATCCGGCGCCTGTTCATCGGAGTGTTCGTCGCCGGCAGCGCGCTGGCCGGCCTGGGCGGCGTGATGTGGGGGCTGTACCAGCAAAGCGTAGTGCCGCAGATGGGCGCGCAGGTCAACATCCTGATCTTCATCGTGATCATCATCGGCGGCCTGGGCAGCACCGGCGGCGCGCTGATCGGCGCGCTGCTGGTGGGCCTGATGGCCAACTACACGGGCTTTCTGGTGCCCAAAGCTGCGCTGTTTTCCAACATCGCGCTGATGGTCGCGGTGCTGCTGTGGCGGCCCCAAGGCGTGTATCCGGTCGCAAATCGATGAGGGGCCGCGCGACATGCTGATGAACCGCATCCTCTCGGGCGACCGCCCCGGCAGCCGCGTGCTGGCGGTCCTGTTGCTGGCCATCTTTTTCGGGCTGGCACTGGCGCCTTTTCTGTTTCCGGGCATCAAGGCGTTGAATGTGGCCGCCAAGGTGCTGGTGTTCGTGGTGCTGGTGGCGAGCTTCGATCTGCTGCTGGGCTACACCGGCATCGTCAGCTTTGCCCACACCATGTTTTTCGGCATTGGCGCCTACGGCATCGCGATTGCCACCACGCGCTTAGGGCCCACCTGGGGCGCGCTGGCGGTGGGCACGCTGGGGGCGTTGCTGTTGTCGCTGCTGCTGTCCCTCGCCGTGGGGCTGTTTTCGCTGCGCGTGCGGGCGATCTTCTTCGCCATGATCACGCTGGCGGTGGCCGCCGCGTTCCAGACGCTGGCCTCGCAACTATCGGATTTCACCGGCGGGGAGGATGGGCTGACGTTTCGCATGCCGGCGCTGCTGTCGCCCAGCTTCGAGCCGTTCGAGGACGACTTCCTGGGCGTGACCGTCGATGGCCGCCTGATCTCGTACTACCTGCTGTTCGCGGCCGCGACGCTGCTGGTGCTGGCGCTCTTGCGCATCGTCAATTCACCCTTCGGCCGCGTGCTGCAGGCGATTCGCGAAAACGAATTCCGCGCCGAGGCCATCGGCTACCGCGTCGTCGTCTACCGCACGCTGTCCTCGGTGATCTCTGCCCTGTTCGCCACGCTCGCCGGCTGCATGCTGGCCGTCTGGCTGCGCTACAACGGGCCGGACACCTCGCTGTCCTTCGAGATCATGATGGACGTGCTGCTCATCGTCGTCATCGGCGGCATGGGCACGATCTACGGCGCGGCCATCGGCGCGGTGCTGTTTTTGGTCGCGCAAAGCTATTTGCAGGATTTGCTGCGCATCGGCAGCGAAGCCACATCCGGCCTGCCCTGGCTGGCCGCGCTGCTGTCGCCAGACCGCTGGCTGTTGTGGCTGGGGCTGCTGTTCGTGTTGTCGGTTTATTACTTCCCCACCGGGGTGGTGGGAAGGCTGCGCGCCGCCAGGGCGCGCCCGCCGGCCTGACTGCCGGTGCACTGTCCCGTCTGGCCCATTCAACCCACCAGGAGACAAGCCCATGAAGACCGCTCTGCATCCCTTTGCGCTGGCAGCCGTAGCCGCCGCCGTCCTCGCTGCCTGCGGCGGGAGCAGCAACGGCGTCGACGGCCCGGAGCCGAACGCCAGGCCAGCCTGGCTGGGCGACGTCAAGGCCACCAGCTACGACGGCGCGAGCGACGACCTGCTGACCGCCGGCCTGGGCAAATCCGGCCTGGAGGCTGCGGCAGCGCCGGCCTACGCCGATCCGCTGCACCCCACCGCGGCCGAGCTGCGCCGCACCGCCATCCACACCAACTACCGCGCGCTGCTGGACATGACCGCGGCCGGTGGCTACGGCAGCCTGTACGGCCCCAACGTCGATGCCCAGGGCCGGCCGACCACGGGCGAGGGCAAGGTGGCGGGCACCGAGTACATCGCGTTCGCCGATGACGGCAGCGGGCGCCAGAACGTCACGCTGATGGTCCAGGTGCCCGCCAGTTTCGATCCGCAAAAAGCCTGCATCATCACCGCCACCTCATCGGGTTCACGCGGCATTTACGGCGGCATCAGCACGGGTGAATGGGGCCTCAAGCGCGGCTGCGCCGTGGCCTATACCGACAAGGGCACGGGCGGCGCGCCGCACGATTTGCAGGCCGACACCGTGCCCCTGATAGACGGCACGCGTGCTGCTGCCGCCGCCGCGGGCAAGAAGGCCGCGTTCAACGCCGGCCTGTCGGCCGGTGAGCTTGCGGCCTTCAACGCGGCGACGCCCAACCGCTTTGCCTTCAAGCACGCGCACTCGCAGCAGAACCCGGAAAAGGACTGGGGCCGCAACACGCTGCAGGCGGTGGAGTTCGCCTACTTCGTTCTGAACGAGCGCTTCGGCACGCAGCAGGGCAGCCAGCGCCTGAAGACGCTCACACCGGCCAACACCATCACCATCGCCTCCAGCATCTCCAACGGCGGCGGCGCCGCAGTGGCCGCGGCCGAGCTGGACACACAGGGCCTGATCAGCGGAGTGGCGGTCTCCGAGCCGGCAGTCGAGCTGCCGGCCAATGCCGGCGTGACGGTGCAGCGCGGCGGCGCGCAGGTCGCCATCACCGGGCGCAATCTGGTGGATTTCACTACCTACGCCAACCTGTACCAGGCCTGCGCTTCGCTGGCGCCCTCGCAGGCCGCAGGCCCCTATGCCGGGGCATTTGCCGCCGGCTTCGCCTCGGCGGCGCTGCCCATCGCGCCCAACCGCTGCGCATCGCTCAAGGCCGCGGGCCTGCTGTCGGCCAGCACCACAGCCGCGCAGGCCGAGGAAGCACTGCAAAAACTGCGCGACTATGGCTGGGAGGCGGAATCCAGCGCGCTGCATGCCTCGCACGCGGCCTTCGAGGTGGCGCCGGCGGTCTCGGTGACCTTTGCCAGCGCACTGGCGCGCGCCAGCGTGCGCGACAACCTGTGCGGCTTCAGCTACGCCGCCGCCACCCCAGCGGGCGCCGTCGCGCCCCTGGCGCCGGCGCTGCTGGCAACGATGTTCGCCACTGGCAACGGCGTGCCGCCTGCAGGGGGCGTACAGCTCATCAACAACAACGGCAAGGCAGGGCCGGCGCGCGATTTCCTGTCGCTGTCATCCAATGGCATGGCCGACTGGAACACCGAGGGCGCCCTGTGCCTGCGTAATCTGGTGACCGGCACCGACGCCAGCGCGCAGCGCCTGCAGGCCGGCATGCGCGAGACGCAGCGCAGCGGCAACCTGCACGGCAAGCCGACCATCATCGTGCACGGCCGCTCGGACGCGCTGCTGCCCGTCAACCACACGTCCCGGCCCTATGCGGCGCTGAACAAGAAGGTCGAGGGCACGTCCAGCCGGCTGAGCTATGTCGAGGTGACCAACGCCCAGCACTTCGACGGTTTCATCGGCCTGCCGACCGTGCTGCCCGGCTACGACTCGCGCTTCGTGCCGCTGCACGTGTATCTGAACCGCGCGCTGGACGCCGTGTACGACAACCTGACCCAGGGCAAGCCGCTGCCCGCCAGCCAGGTGGTACGCACGGTGCCGCGCGGCGGCGCTCCGGGCAGTGCGCCCGCCATCACGGCGGCCAACGTACCGGCGCTGGCAGCCACCCCGGCGCCCGGCGATGCGATTGCCGTGACCGCCGGCGCCATCGTGGTGCCGGACTGAAGCCGACGCCGCGCTGCTCTACACCGCTACCCGACGGGTTTGCGCCTCATGACCCTCCTGCCGACCCTCCTCAATCGTCGCCAGAGTCTGGCGCTGCTCGCCACTCCGGCACTCCTGCCGCAGCGCGCCGCGGCAGCGCCAGGCCCAGCCCTGGTAATCGGCCAGGTGGCGCCGCTGTCGGGTGTGCTCGCCTCCACAGGACAGCAGATGGTGCTGGGCGGCAAGATCTGCTTTGACGCCGTCAATGCCGCCGGCGGCATTCACGGCGCCAGCATCCGCCATGAGGTCCGCGACGACGGCTACAAGGTCGAGGACACGGTGCGCCTGACGCGCGAACTGCTGGCGCGCCCCGAGCCGGTGGCCCTGTTCGGCTTTGCCGGCACGGCCAACATCGGCAAGCTGCTGCAGGATGGAGTGCTCGCCACGGGTGGCGCGCCGCTGATCGCGCCCTATACGGGCGGTGAGCCGCTGCGCACGCCGTTCAACCCCTGGATCTTCCACGTGCGCGCCGGCTACGCCGACGAGGCCGAGCACCTGGTGCAGCAGCTGTCGACCATCGGCGTGGAGCGCGTCGCGGTGATGTACCAGGACGACGGCTTCGGTCAGGCCGGATTGGTCGGCGTGCGGGAAGCGCTGGCGCGGCGGGGCCGCAAGCCCATTGCCGCGGCACCCTACGAGCGCAACACGGAGCAGGTCGAGTCCGCAGTGCAAGCCATCAAGGCAGCTGACGCGCAGGCAGTGATCATGGTCGCCATCAACCGCCCGGCGGCCGCCTTCATCAAGCGCTACCGCGAACTGGGAGGTGGCGCACAGCTCTACAACATCTCGGTGATCAACCCGGCGGAAATCGTGCGCCTGGCCGGATTGCAGAACGCCCGCGGCCTGGGCATCGCGCAGGTCGTGCCCTACCCCTACCGGCCGATGCTGCCGGTGGTGCGTGAATACCAGCGCCTGCTGAAAGCGCATGCGCCACAGGCCGAAGTCAACTACACCAGCTTCGAGCAGTTCCTGGGCGCCAAGGTACTGGTCGAAGGTCTGCGTCGCGCCGGCCCGCAACCCACACGGGCACGCGTGCTCAAGGCGCTGGAATCGCTGCAGGAATGGGATCTGGGCGGCATGACGGTGAGCTACTCGGACGCCAACCGCATCGGCTCGCGCATGGTCGAGATCACCATGATCGGCAGCAGCGGCCGGCTGGTGCGCTGAGACCCGCCCTTTCTCGTTCAGAACACCACCCCATGACCGCGCCACGCTCCCATTACGCCACCTGCGCCGGCTACGAAATCCATTACATGGAGTGGGGCGAGCCGCAGGCCCCCGTCGTGATCGCCTGGCATGGCCTGGCGCGCACCGGGCGCGACATGGACGAGCTGGCGCGGCATCTGGCGCCGCGCTATCGCGTGATCTGCCCGGATACGCTGGGCCGGGGCCTGAGCCAGTGGTCGGCGCGGCCGGACCATGAGTACTGCCTGGCGTTTTACGCGCGCATCGCCGCCGAGCTGTTCGATCGGCTGGGCATCGAGCAGGCGCACTGGATCGGCACCTCCATGGGTGGCGCCATCGGCATGGTGTGCGCCGCCGGCCTGGCGCAGCCGCGGCTGGCGCCGCGCATCCGCAGCCTGCTGCTCAACGACAACGCGCCCGAACTGGCCGAGGCGGCGCTTTCGCGCATCCGCGACTACGCCGGCCAGCCGCCGGCGTTTGCCACCATGGCCGAGCTGGAGGCATTCTTTCGGCAGATCTATGCGCCCTACGGCTGGCTGAGTGACGCGCAGTGGCGGCAGCTGACGGAAACCTCGGCGCGGCGCCTGCACAACGGACGTCTCACGCCGCACTACGACCCGGCCATGGTGCGCCAGTTCACCGCGCACGAAAACGATTACCTGATCTGGCAGCACTACGACGCGCTGCAGCTGCCGGTGCTGCTGCTGCGCGGCGCGCAGTCGGACCTGGTGCTGCCGGAAACCGTGGCCGAGATGCGCACGCGCGGCCCTGGCGCGCGCGGACTCTTGGAGGTGGTCGAAGTGCTCGGCTGCGGCCACGCGCCGGCGCTGAACGTGCCGCAGCACTACGCGCTGGTCGATCAATTCCTCGCCAGATGCTCCTGAAATAATAGCTACAAGCGATTGCAGGACGCCGACTGAAGCCCGATTTGGCTTGAAAACCGCCGTACCGGCGTCTGCGAGCCGGCTCAGCGCCGCGGCGCCGCCCGCTCCAGCAGCTGCTGCACGTAGGCCGCAAACAGCTCGGGCACCGACTGGCGGAACATGCGCACGCGCCCGGTGTGGCTGAGCACCAGCAGCCCCACGGCGTGGGCGAACAGTGCAGTCACCTCGCGCGTGGCCTGGCGCGCGCTCAGGCCCAGCGCCTGCAGGGCATCCTGCACGGGCGCCAGTGCATCGCGCAGCCGCACGTTGAGCGACTCGTTCAGCTCGGGTGTCAGGCCGCGCGGCTTCATGCCTTGGAACAGGTAAAAGCCCAGGTCCAGATCGCGCGGGTTGTCGGCGTAGAAATCAAAAAATGCCGTGGCTGCTGCGTCCAGGCGCTGCGCGTGATCGGCACCGGCGCCGGCCAGGGACTGCTGCACGGCGGCGTTCAGCCGCTCCAGCGATTCGGCCAGCAGCGCGCCGTACATCTCCTCCTTGCTGGCGAAGTAGCTGTAGATGGCCCCCGGCGTGTAGCCCGCGCGCTGGGCGATCTCGCGCATGCTGGCCCGGTCCATACCCAGCTCGAAGAACGCCGCGCGCGCCGCGTCCAGCACCAGCTCGCGGCGCACATCGGCCAGGGCGCGGCTGCGGCGCGTGCGCGTGTCGGGCTCAAACTCAGAGCGGGCGTGGGCCGCGCGGCGCGGCGGCGATGTCGAAGACGCTGGCATGGCGCCAGTGTAGCGGCGCCCTGAACGTTGACAAATAAATTGAACGCTGTTCAAAATCATGTCCATCACTCAGGAGACCACGATGGACCAGGCCACTTCGCCCAGCACCCCGACCCGCGCTTCGCTCATGACCGGCGCCGACTACCGCGAGTCGCTGCGGCGCCTGAAACCTCGCGTCTTCATCGACGGCCAGCAGGTGGACAGCGTGGCCGACGAGCCGCTGCTGGCGCCCGGCATCAATGCCCTGGCCTTCAGCTACGACTATGCGCACCGACCGGAGCTGGCACCCATCGCCCTGGCCACGCAGGCCAGCCGCAACCGCGTCGTCAACCGCATGCTGCACGTCAACGACTCAGCTGGCGACCTGCTCAACAAGCTCGAAGCCGTGCGCGTGCTGTGCCAGGAGACCGGCTGCGCCCAGCGCTACCTGGCGCACGATGCGCTCAACGGCATCGCCCAGGCCGTGGCGCACATCGACGACGCGCGCGGCAGCACCGAGCACCGCGCGCGCTTTGCCGAGTATCTGGCGCGCGTGCAGGACGAGGACTTGTCGCTGGGCATCGCCATGACCGATGCCAAGGGCGACCGCAGCAAGAAACCGCACCAGCAGGCAAATCCCGACAGCTACGTGCACATCGTCGAGAGGAGCGCGCGCGGCATCGTCATCAGCGGCGCCAAGGCCATCGTCACCGCCGCGCCCTACATGCACGAGTTCCTGGTCATGCCCAGCCGCAACATGGGGCCGGAGGACGAGGCTTTTGCCGTCTGCTGCGCCGTGCCGGTGGATGCGCCCGGCATCACCATCGTCGCGCGTCCGGCGGGCCGGCCGGGCGAGAAGAATGAGCATGGCGACGCGCTGTTCTCGCGCAAGTACGGTCAATCCACCGGCGTGGTGCTGTTCGACAAGGTCTTCGTGCCGTGGGATCGCGTTTTCTACGCCGGCGACTGGGAGCACAGCCACATCCTGACCTACAGCTACGCCACGCACCACCGCCACAGCTGCATCGCCGCGCGCGCGGGCTTTGGCGACCTGCTGATCGGCGCCGGCGCGCTGA belongs to Melaminivora suipulveris and includes:
- a CDS encoding ABC transporter ATP-binding protein, yielding MLETRDLSVRFGGHVAVDGVSCAFAPGTLTAIVGPNGAGKTTYFNLISGQLKASSGQVLLGGRDLSGLPASTRTRAGLGRAFQLTNLFPGLSVLENVRLAVQATHDGRHRRGLNLWSVWSDHRQLTERAAAIVDSVALAARRDAPVSSLPHGDQRKLEVALLMALEPQVYMFDEPTAGMSHDEAPVILELIRKLKADRAKTILLVEHKMDVVRELADRIIVLTNGQLVADGAPAEVIASPVVQQAYLGVRESAAGEPA
- a CDS encoding ABC transporter ATP-binding protein; its protein translation is MSAADLLLELRGVHTHIGAYHILHGVDLAVPRGQVTLLLGRNGAGKTTLLRTIMGLWRASQGSVQWQGRDIARLATPQIAQLGIAYVPENMGVFADLTVQENLLLAARGARNAQQIDGARLAWIFQLFPAVEKFWHHPAGKLSGGQKQMVAVARAIVEPRDLLIVDEPSKGLAPSIINNMIDAFAQLKAGGVTILLVEQNLNFAQRLGDGVAVMDNGRTVHTGSMAELAGDAALQRSLLGLTL
- a CDS encoding sigma-54 interaction domain-containing protein, encoding MPPAAHAASPSLPLDAEGIHALAARSMFELFSSISQGMFLIDKSGRIVWVNDSYQRFLPALGLQSVDDFVGHMVEDAIPGTQMRRVLETGQPELIDLLTNRAGTFVVSRIPLRDDAGSIIGAIGIVFFEHPQTTLRPLISKFAQMQQDLDDARRELAARRSQQPHNGAGSGQRRAKYTFASFIGSSPAAAEVKRQARRAAQSSSPVLLLGETGTGKELLAHAIHAASSRAGGPFVSVNIAAIPETLLEAEFFGVAPGAYTGADRRGRDGKFKLADGGTLLLDEIGDMPVNLQAKLLRALQEGEIEPLGSNRLVPFDVRVLAATSRDLPEMVRAGRFREDLFYRLHVLPIRVPPLRERRSDLPALVEALCEELALRNGIAPPELLPDALALLAGQPWRGNIRELRNVLEQAAMRSDSQSLDAARLARVLREAGIVPAAAAPLAEHLPADPLAGDAHLLRSLPQQVAELERRAIAAALRAHGGNKLATARTLGISRAKLYERLENPDR
- a CDS encoding substrate-binding domain-containing protein translates to MHRRTLVALAALATASTLSAPAFAQSEIRIAHVYSKTGPLEAYGKQTQTGLMMGLNYATGGTMMVNGKKLVVLEKDDQGKPDLGKSLLAAAYSDDKADLAVGPTSSGVALAMLPVAEEYKKILLVEPAVADSITGDKWNKYIFRTGRNSSQDAISNAVAIDKPGVTIATLAQDYAFGRDGVKAFKDALKNAKLVHEEYLPTNTTDFTAGAQRLVDKLKDQPGRKIIWIVWAGAGNPFKIADMDLKRYGIEIATGGNILPAMASYKNFPGMEGATYYYFGIPKNPVNEAMVAAHYREFKSPPDFFTAGGFSAAMAVVTALKKTGGDTKANTLIKAMEGMSFETPKGTMTFRKEDHQAMQSMYHFKIKVDPAFAWGVPELVREIKPEEMQIPIRNQR
- a CDS encoding bifunctional nicotinamide-nucleotide adenylyltransferase/Nudix hydroxylase, producing the protein MYDLALLIGRFQPVHSGHVALLTHALAQARRVLVVAGSAHQARTPRNPFTWQERAAMLRAAVPAADAQRLQVVPVRDYYDQPRWSAAVRAAAAPLAGPGARVALVGHFKDASSSYLDWFPDWQLVSLPRQGDMDATRVRDAWLGAAPGALESALAPLLPELPPATLALLREMADTPAYAALQQEWRMLREYRAAWACAPYPPVFVTVDALLRCRGQVLLIRRAQAPGKGLLALPGGFIEQRETLWQSCLRELAEETHCVLPEAALRAALRDVAVFDHPERSQRGRVISHVHCFDLGDEAALPHVRGGDDASEAQWLDVARLPQLEDQFHDDHFHILDHFLQLNPKPDGL